In one Vicia villosa cultivar HV-30 ecotype Madison, WI unplaced genomic scaffold, Vvil1.0 ctg.000585F_1_1, whole genome shotgun sequence genomic region, the following are encoded:
- the LOC131629597 gene encoding transcription factor bHLH149-like: MDSFQEPPHTSQESNHKKRRKIGDTTADQSSLTLMRWRSESDQNNYSKKLIEALSRINSPSTTKPTPAGQVRETADRVLATSAKGRTRWSRAILGKWKKLRRHHRKVKKAATGLNKTERMTRRLPAVQKKTRVLGRLVPGCRKVPLPNLLEEATDYISALEMQVRAMTALAELLAGRTSAGLAGQVLS; encoded by the coding sequence ATGGATTCATTCCAAGAACCACCACACACCTCGCAAGAATCCAATCACAAAAAACGCCGCAAAATCGGTGACACCACCGCCGATCAAAGCTCCCTCACTCTCATGCGGTGGAGATCTGAATCGGACCAGAACAACTACTCCAAAAAACTAATCGAAGCTCTCAGCCGGATCAACTCTCCATCAACCACCAAACCTACACCCGCCGGTCAAGTCCGCGAAACCGCCGATCGCGTCCTCGCCACATCCGCCAAAGGAAGAACACGCTGGAGCCGCGCGATTCTCGgaaaatggaagaaactccgcaGACATCACCGTAAAGTCAAGAAAGCCGCAACCGGATTGAACAAAACCGAGAGGATGACGAGACGGTTACCGGCTGTGCAGAAGAAAACGCGCGTGCTCGGCCGGTTGGTTCCCGGTTGCCGGAAAGTACCTTTACCGAATCTTCTAGAAGAAGCTACTGATTATATTTCTGCCTTGGAGATGCAAGTGCGTGCTATGACTGCTCTCGCTGAGCTTCTCGCCGGTCGAACATCGGCGGGACTCGCCGGTCAAGTGCTGAGTTGA